The Candidatus Eremiobacterota bacterium genome has a window encoding:
- a CDS encoding ABC transporter ATP-binding protein, with product MSLSVRGLTKRFDAKTAVGGLSFDVARGEVVAVAGPNGAGKSTTFLCLAGLVRPDAGTIAFDGELLGPERGRTIALIPETPDVYPMLSVWEHLAFVAALTKQQPGWEARAETLLERLALSAERNTLGNALSKGMRQKTLLAATVLGGAPVLLLDEPMIGLDPLGQRELRAIVADLRAEGHVVLVSTHLLESAAAMCDRMLVVNRGALVASGTIEELRARRGDGSIEDVFLDVTRS from the coding sequence GTGAGCCTGTCGGTTCGCGGGCTGACGAAGCGCTTCGACGCCAAGACCGCGGTCGGCGGGCTGTCGTTCGACGTCGCGCGCGGTGAGGTCGTCGCCGTCGCGGGGCCGAACGGCGCCGGCAAATCGACAACGTTTCTGTGCCTCGCCGGCCTGGTGCGCCCGGACGCCGGGACGATCGCGTTCGACGGCGAGCTGCTCGGCCCCGAGCGCGGGCGCACGATCGCGCTGATCCCGGAGACGCCCGACGTCTATCCGATGCTCTCGGTGTGGGAACATCTCGCGTTCGTCGCGGCGCTGACGAAGCAGCAGCCCGGGTGGGAAGCGCGCGCCGAGACGCTGCTCGAGCGGCTCGCGCTCAGCGCGGAGCGCAACACGCTCGGCAACGCGCTCTCGAAAGGGATGCGCCAGAAGACGCTGCTCGCGGCGACCGTGCTCGGCGGCGCGCCGGTGCTGCTGCTCGACGAGCCGATGATCGGGCTCGATCCGCTCGGCCAGCGCGAGCTGCGGGCGATCGTCGCGGACTTGCGCGCGGAGGGCCACGTCGTGCTGGTCAGCACGCACCTGCTCGAGAGCGCCGCCGCGATGTGCGACCGGATGCTGGTCGTCAACCGCGGCGCGCTGGTCGCGAGCGGCACGATCGAGGAGCTCCGCGCGCGGCGCGGCGACGGTTCGATCGAGGACGTCTTC
- a CDS encoding ABC transporter ATP-binding protein, whose translation MGGGPLHLMWSNVFDPNRPKVTKRVDLRRILAFFRPYTVEQALVLVCIFVISVLGLLPPLFTKSLIDHAIPAHDMHAVWLNIGGMVAVAIVAGVIGVYQGYLNSLVGEGIMRDIRTSLVAHLHRMPLSFFTGTKTGEIMNRVSNDVDNIDNIVTGTLVSIVTNVFLMLTTVVTIFVMSWQLALVALAIIPLMIFPLSPVGRRMFIIRKRTREKRDEIESITQETLSISGITLIKSFVREAWERSRFYQAGTDLMKLEIRLAMVGRWFIAAITAMVIVGPAVVWLVGSWLAIQGALTVGTIVAFVAYLARLYGPASALAGVQVQIVSALAVFERIFEYLDMQPEGAEKPGALALHDVRGEIAFEDVQFSYSPERSALNGVSFRIEPGQMAAFVGPSGAGKTTITQLVPRFYDPQSGAVRVDGLDVRDVTLASLRENIGIVTQETYLFHDTIAANLRYARPDATDEALSAAARAANIHEFIASLPDGYETVVGERGHKLSGGERQRLAIARVLLKNPRILILDEATSALDSANEAAIQAALVPLMEGRTSLVIAHRLSTILNADVIFVVENGRVTEHGTHAELLARNGGYAHLYWKQFRDRAATEAVGT comes from the coding sequence ATGGGCGGGGGCCCGCTTCACTTGATGTGGTCCAACGTGTTCGACCCCAACCGTCCGAAGGTGACGAAGCGGGTCGACCTGCGCCGCATCCTCGCGTTTTTCCGGCCGTACACGGTCGAGCAGGCGCTCGTGCTGGTCTGCATCTTCGTCATCTCGGTGCTCGGCCTGCTTCCCCCGCTCTTTACGAAGTCGCTGATCGACCACGCGATCCCCGCGCACGACATGCACGCCGTGTGGCTCAACATCGGCGGGATGGTCGCCGTCGCGATCGTCGCCGGCGTGATCGGCGTCTACCAGGGATATCTGAACTCGCTGGTCGGTGAAGGGATCATGCGCGACATCCGCACCAGCCTGGTCGCGCACCTGCACCGGATGCCGCTCTCGTTCTTCACCGGCACGAAGACCGGCGAGATCATGAACCGCGTCTCGAACGACGTCGACAACATCGACAACATCGTCACCGGAACGCTCGTCTCGATCGTGACCAACGTCTTCCTGATGCTCACGACGGTCGTCACCATCTTCGTCATGAGCTGGCAGCTCGCGCTGGTCGCGCTCGCCATCATCCCGCTGATGATCTTTCCGCTCTCGCCGGTCGGGCGCCGCATGTTCATCATTCGGAAGCGCACGCGGGAGAAGCGCGACGAGATCGAGTCGATCACCCAGGAGACGCTCTCGATCTCGGGGATCACGCTGATCAAGTCGTTCGTGCGCGAGGCTTGGGAGCGCTCGCGCTTCTACCAAGCCGGAACGGATCTGATGAAGCTCGAGATCCGGCTGGCGATGGTCGGCCGGTGGTTCATCGCGGCGATCACCGCGATGGTGATCGTCGGCCCCGCGGTGGTCTGGCTGGTCGGCAGCTGGCTGGCGATCCAAGGCGCGCTCACCGTCGGCACGATCGTCGCGTTCGTCGCCTACCTGGCGCGGCTCTACGGCCCCGCTTCGGCGCTCGCCGGGGTTCAGGTGCAGATCGTCTCGGCGCTGGCCGTCTTCGAGCGCATCTTCGAATACCTCGACATGCAGCCCGAAGGGGCCGAGAAGCCGGGCGCGCTCGCATTGCACGACGTGCGCGGCGAGATCGCGTTCGAGGACGTGCAGTTCTCGTACTCGCCGGAGCGCAGCGCGCTGAACGGGGTCAGCTTCCGAATCGAGCCGGGGCAGATGGCGGCCTTCGTCGGACCCTCGGGGGCGGGGAAGACGACGATCACCCAGCTCGTTCCGCGATTCTACGATCCGCAGTCCGGCGCGGTGCGCGTCGACGGCCTCGACGTGCGCGACGTGACGCTGGCCTCGTTGCGCGAGAACATCGGGATCGTCACGCAGGAGACGTACCTCTTCCACGACACGATCGCAGCGAATCTGCGCTACGCGCGCCCGGACGCGACCGACGAGGCGCTGAGCGCCGCCGCGCGGGCCGCGAACATCCACGAGTTCATCGCCTCGCTTCCCGACGGGTACGAGACGGTGGTCGGCGAGCGCGGCCACAAGCTGTCCGGCGGCGAGCGCCAGCGGCTCGCGATCGCGCGCGTGCTGCTGAAGAACCCGCGCATCCTGATCCTTGACGAGGCGACCAGCGCGCTCGACTCGGCGAACGAGGCGGCGATCCAAGCCGCGCTCGTCCCGCTGATGGAAGGGCGTACGAGCCTGGTGATCGCGCACCGCCTCTCGACGATCCTGAACGCCGACGTGATCTTCGTGGTGGAGAACGGCCGCGTCACCGAGCACGGCACGCACGCCGAGCTGCTCGCGCGCAACGGCGGGTATGCGCATCTGTACTGGAAGCAGTTCCGCGACCGCGCGGCGACCGAAGCCGTCGGAACGTAA
- a CDS encoding DnaJ domain-containing protein, whose protein sequence is MNYKDYYSILGVPKSAAEKDVKSAYRKLARKWHPDANPNNAREAEEKFKDIQEAYEVLGDPEKRKKYDYLGSDWQRAAREADSARSYRQAQGADFGGFSGFTNAGGGASGFSDFFDMFFSGIGRQRTAGPAGFGSSRTRGEDLESTIELSLHDAFEGGKKSVTLQVEDICPRCQGSGTERNRICPQCHGTGRVRETKRFDVTIPRGVRDGQRIRLAGQGASGTGGGPRGDLYLVVHLANDGHYERKGDDLYVDLPVSIYELILGGEVRVPTMTGDVTMTIPAGTQNNKMLRLTGKGMPKLKDGGYGDEYVRLIGQLPTNLTDKEHKLFRELATIRNGKR, encoded by the coding sequence GTGAACTACAAAGACTACTACAGTATTCTCGGCGTGCCGAAGAGCGCCGCCGAGAAAGACGTCAAGAGCGCGTACCGCAAGCTGGCTCGCAAGTGGCATCCCGACGCGAACCCGAACAACGCGCGCGAGGCGGAAGAGAAGTTCAAGGACATCCAGGAGGCGTACGAGGTTCTCGGCGATCCCGAGAAACGCAAGAAGTACGACTACCTGGGCTCGGATTGGCAGCGCGCCGCGCGCGAGGCCGATTCGGCGCGCTCGTACCGCCAAGCGCAAGGCGCCGACTTCGGCGGTTTTTCCGGCTTCACCAACGCCGGCGGCGGGGCGAGCGGCTTCTCCGATTTCTTCGACATGTTCTTCTCCGGGATCGGCCGGCAGCGCACGGCCGGCCCGGCCGGATTCGGGTCGTCGCGAACGCGAGGTGAAGATTTGGAGTCGACGATCGAGCTCTCGCTGCACGACGCGTTCGAAGGCGGAAAGAAGTCCGTCACGCTGCAGGTCGAGGACATCTGCCCGCGCTGCCAGGGCAGCGGGACCGAGCGCAACCGCATCTGCCCGCAGTGCCACGGCACGGGGCGCGTGCGCGAGACGAAACGCTTCGACGTGACCATCCCGCGCGGCGTGCGCGACGGGCAGCGCATCCGCCTCGCCGGGCAAGGCGCGAGCGGAACCGGCGGCGGCCCGCGCGGCGACCTGTACCTGGTCGTGCACCTCGCGAACGACGGCCACTACGAGCGCAAGGGCGACGACCTGTACGTCGATCTGCCGGTGAGCATCTATGAGTTGATCCTCGGCGGCGAGGTGCGCGTCCCGACCATGACCGGGGACGTGACGATGACGATCCCGGCCGGAACGCAGAACAACAAGATGCTGCGGCTCACCGGAAAGGGGATGCCGAAGCTCAAGGACGGCGGCTACGGCGACGAGTACGTCCGTCTGATCGGCCAGCTCCCGACGAACCTGACCGACAAAGAGCACAAGCTCTTCCGCGAGCTGGCCACGATTCGCAACGGCAAGCGGTAG
- a CDS encoding nucleotide exchange factor GrpE: MNEDTATGAAADETAAPQNGAAGEQQGGESDLAAELTAARAKAEENYNKFLYAMADFENYKKRIERQLAEISLAGKKSVLTKILPVLDNLERAVTFEDSEGLRDGLQATLRMFETALSGEGVKGVSLKGMPFDPRLAEAIATQTAPEGVDEGTVLDEAHKAYTIGDEVLRPAQVVVAKTP, translated from the coding sequence GTGAACGAGGACACCGCGACGGGAGCGGCGGCCGACGAGACGGCGGCGCCGCAGAACGGCGCGGCGGGAGAGCAGCAGGGCGGCGAGAGCGATCTCGCCGCCGAGCTCACCGCGGCGCGCGCCAAAGCGGAGGAGAACTACAACAAGTTCCTCTACGCGATGGCGGACTTCGAGAACTACAAGAAGCGCATCGAGCGGCAGCTGGCCGAGATCTCGCTGGCCGGCAAGAAGTCGGTGCTGACGAAGATCCTCCCCGTGCTCGACAACCTCGAGCGCGCGGTGACGTTCGAGGACTCCGAAGGCTTGCGCGACGGGCTGCAGGCGACGCTCCGCATGTTCGAGACCGCCCTCTCCGGCGAAGGCGTCAAAGGCGTCTCGCTCAAGGGGATGCCGTTCGACCCGCGGCTCGCCGAGGCGATCGCGACGCAGACGGCGCCCGAAGGCGTCGACGAAGGGACCGTCCTCGACGAAGCGCACAAGGCCTACACGATCGGCGACGAGGTGCTCCGCCCCGCGCAGGTCGTCGTCGCCAAGACTCCGTGA